The DNA sequence TATGTTTTAATCCACCCCTTTTTCTAAATACCATAATCTTTGTTTTCAATGTATTTACTTCTAAACCCCACATATTACAATaatcaaacaataaatttaaCTTGTCCTGGAGTTCCTGTGGTGTTTTGCCTATTATtaccatatcatctgcaaataataataaaataagtactATATCGTCGATAATTAAACCAGAATTTATATCATCTTGTAAAAATAACTCCAGATCTTCCacgaaaagagaaaataaaatcggCGACATTATCTCCCCTTGTCTTAAGCCTACTGCATATTCGAAAAATTCCGAATATTCATTACAGTTTCTTACACAAGATTTAACCTTTTTATACATATCTTTGATAATTCTTAACAATTTACCTTGTattccatttttatataatttcaaccATAATGCATTTCTGTATATTGTATCAAAGCACTTTTTCATGTCCACAAATACACAATATAGTCTCTTATTTtcattaatgtatttttgtaCAGTGTTTAATAGTATAAATAGAGCATCAATAGTAGAACGGCCTTTCCTGAACCCAAATTGGGCATCCgatattacattattattttcacaaaagGATACTATACGTTTATTCAAAATAGAAGtaaacagtttagacaaacaACTAACTAATGTTATCCCTCTATAATTGTTCACGTCATTAACATCACCCTTTTTGTGTAAGGGAATAATAATCCCCTCCGTCCATTTATCCGGAAAATAGCCCGAATCCAAAATAGCgttaaaaatgtcacataaatgTGATGACAAAATATCTATACTTTCAATCAAATACATATTCATAATACAATCATTCCCCATAGCCGATTCTTTTTTAAGACCCTTAACAGCTGTAATAATTTCATTTACTGTTATGCGCCGATTTAATTCTTCACAGTCACAGTCCAAATTATTAAAATCGTAATCTTCGCAAAAATCCTCTGCTTCCTGATTATAACATTGAAACATATCTGTACCTAGTTCtgcaaaaaattgtttaaaatcatttaaagggaTGTTATTTCGATTGCTACTTTTACGTTTGAAAAATTTCCAAAACTCTTTAGGTTTTGCGTTTTTCATTTGACctatttccaatatttttttcttttcaaaaatatttctttttctacgACACAAATCTTTGTAATTCTTTTTCAACGTACAAAATTGTTCCCTACTGGTACTAGATTTAAGCCGGTTAAAAACATTCAAAGCATCTAAATAACGCCTTCTCGCTTGTACACAGTCTAAGTCAAACCATTCTGCATGATTGACtatagaattttcattaaaacaagttttataattatttttataagagCTTAAAAATAATGGGTCTGCAACCTCTCGAACAATACTCGTGAAGTTGTTTAATACATCATTTACGGATTCtctattattaatatttataaatcttgttaaatgattaaaatctgGTAATTTTGCAATTAATCCAGAACGAAATGCCTCCTTGTAATTCTCGTTCCACTTATAGCTGACTGAGTTTTTAAACTTTGTCGTCTCAGTGACAACATTACATCTCAATGAGAACAAAAGTGGGGCATGATCACTGTATTCGTTAAACGAGTCTATGTAAAAATCACACAATAGCGGGAAATCCTTTTCTCTCGCTAACAGTAGGTCAATAACGGACGCCCCATTTGTACTGGCATAGGTAAACATACCACAATTATAATCACGTGCTAATCTACCGTTACAAATGCGTAACGTGGTAGCTCTACAAAGGTCAAGCAATCTTGTCCCAAAACTATTACATACATTATCCAATGAGGCCCGGCTTATTGGTTGATCGGGAACATAATCCTCGTCGTCAGTGTAACAATTATAAGCATCCACTGTAATAAAATCGTCTTTTACTCCCACTCGGCTATTCCAATCTCCGGTTAAAAAAAGAGAACCTGAATTCTCCAAATCATGTACATCATTTTGAATAGTATCGAATAAATCTACATTGGATATGTTATATGCGGGTGAATCTTCTCCCCATATATAAACTCcacaaataaatatatcattttccaaatgaaaaaaGTTCTTGTctaattttaaccaaattatagtATCATAGTGTGTTCTTACAATTTCAATACCAGGTTTTAAATGGTCtttataatataatacaatacCACCGCTACATCTTCTAGCGTTCCTGTTCTGGAATTTTCTGTAAAAGTTATGCGAAGTATAGCCTGAGAGTTCAATATCACTATCTTTACTGGTCCACGATTCATATGTCGTTTTTTGAAATCAAACTTGTGAATTCAGGTGAATTTTTCTTACCGACCGTTAACCCATTTACATTCCACGATAAAATGTTGAGCCCATCCTCCTCGAATCCCTACGTTTCTTCTCTCACCGGCCTTCCATCAATGTACAAAGTATCGTACGCCAACCATGCCTTCTTTCCCTTCTTTTTTGCCTCTTTAAGTTGGGGTAACAGCTTACGCCTCTTATCGTTGACTTCCTTCGGGAATTGCTCATGCATGAAAAAGTCCGTTCCCTGTATAACTTTCCACTGCTTTCTTATCATCTCTCTCTCCTTAAACAACGAAAATTTTGCCACGATTTTTCTCCCTTTATTGGCAGGCGATTTACCTCCCATACGATGAACTCTCTCAAACTGGATGGCATCCACCACTTTCTCGTCTACCTTCAGATCCGTTTTTATAAAGTTCCTTAATTTTATCTCGGTTTCTGCCGGTGTCTCTGTTGGGGCCTCTCTAATGTTACCAAACACAAGGTTGTTTCGCATGGATTGTGACTGTAAATACACAATCTACTCCTTCAATTCATCTCTCTCTTTCTCTATTTCCACAACCTTACTGTTCACAACACCAATGGCGAAATCATTGCATTCAGCCTTTTCCTCCACCTGTTTTACCCGTTCTATAGTCTGATTATGCTTATCGTGTACATAATTCCACAACTTTTTCatctcattttcaaatttgtcCACTTTAGCCTCTAATGATTCCAGCGATTTTAATCGTGAGTCCATATCAGCTAATTTTGAGTCAATTCTGTTTAAACACTTCATAATGTCTGCGTTTGTTGGATTTCCTTCAttacacattttttctttgttggGTGGGGTAGGTTCTGACATACTTTGTGTACCTTGAATGGGTGGGGTAGTTTCAGAAGTACTTACGGAATTGACCTTTATCGTTGTTTGGTCAAATAAACTTGTAAGATTTAACCTCTCATTACTGTCAAACAATACAGAATTTGTTTCACTTAATATTTCACTGACACTAACCCCTTCTGGCGAATTTGAATATCTTCCCGCTTTATTGTCATTTCCATTGTTCGCACTGTCTTCACTTTTCTTTCGTTTATTTCCATGTCTCCTCCCCATAGATACAAATGTTCATTACTCCagtcaaatatcaacaaaacgCTCAACTTCAGAAATTAAATCTCCTCATAAAACACCATATTTATATCCATTTATAaccattttctattatttttacatGAGCTGTTTATAAACACGACCTACTCCATTGACCACATTGCTGACCTCAGAAATGCAGTAATTTAAATGCCGATTTACATAGAAACCATGTGAGAGACAATGTTGCGGTCATGCTATTGTGCTATTGAAGATGCTGAACATTTTGATATTACGCTTTACAAAGAATACAGATTTTTAACGCCACACATATTTTTCATCCACTGAATACGCCTACTCTTTTGTTTGGTGATGAAAAttatactgaagaagaaaattctCTAACATTTCTAGtaccaaaatatatcaaatatacattgttttcctttttacataaaacagcGTGGAACAGTATTTCATTCTAGGGTCacctaaatacttttaaatatgtatttatatatgtttgtcttgatttatctatatgttttacattcatgatttttgtgaATGTTGAATGCTTTTTCTTTGTGTTGAATGcctatttgtttgtattgtttgcaatttattttgtaaagcacttttgaacgtgtacatgtgcgtGAAaggagtgctatataaatgtggtataataaatataatataaatcgTTTTCGTTAAGATATCTAATTGCTGCTAAATTATTCGCTTAACGCAATTGTAACTTCGGACTCTCCTTCTTTTTATCTTTCCATCTATCCCACTTTCTCTTAATTTCTACAGTTTggtcatttttcttcttttccaaCATTAATAGTTGTTATTCATTCCGCTTACTATAATAGTTTCGTTCTCTTCCaaatacattttgtcattttcttcatGAGAATACAATGCAAcataaattttcctttaaatatacctTTGAGGACGGACCGAATTACTAACGAACGataaacttgtggtccaaccttTTTACCTTTCCTAAAATTTTTTGTGTATATGTTccgtatatgtacattgtatatcttgtcataaaaaggaaggcacaaaatatgtttaaatcggAAAGAGGCTATAATTTCTAATGAATAACAACTGTGCTCGGGTTTTCGATGCAATACAAATGTCATGCGCTATTTGCTGACAAACAtatttacaggtgcgtagcaagttgggcattttgttatatttttagtaCCCGACAATTTTCATCAAATGGTATTGTTCGTTCTTTTATTTATTGGTTTGTAATAACTACACAAAACGTTTAACAAACTAGAAACCAACGTGGACTGTTTGAAACAAAGAaacatgtaggtaagtcagttatcattctcagAATAGGTCTGAATGGTATTTCTAGACCTGTGAGGAGACTTGCAAACCTCGCTCGCAACGCCAGCTCGGTTCACAAattcctcacaggtctataaacaccatgcagacctattcctcaaACAATAACTATTACCTAACAGTAGATAGAGAAAGGGAGAAGAAGCAAATTATATAAGTAGAATTCATACAGCTTAATCAGTGGAGACATTCGTGTAAATCTATTTGGGAAATAGAGTTTAGTTTAGCGTgatttgttggcaaataaaacacggttttgagttcagattcGTTGTAATCTAATCATGAAGGCCGAATGAAGGCCGAATGCCTGAGTGATTAGTTACAACGCCTCTGAACGAAAAAATAAAACGTGCTTTAATTggcaacaaagcacgcaaaactaaaatctattttcattctaacacgttcgaattacaccaggaagggatactaatctggaatcctttttaggcgtaaatggacgcaTTACTTCCCTTGGCgctaaaagtaggtcattttgcgaaacgtgttttaatcgacaagacaatatatggtaaaatccttctttgtttatataaaagaaaatcttaaaagtgttagaattaaattttaAGCCTTGTATACAtaacacatgtatacatattacCAGAGAGCTGTTCTGTTGTTCGCTGTCTTCTGGACTTAACTTTATAATAAATACTACTGATACCGTGTTTTGAAGACGAAGCGAACAGAAACTTTCTTCAAACTGATCTGCGGCTATCAAAATGTATGTCCGCTGCGGTTTGCGTCATTCTAGATATGCACCCCTGAATTACCTAGTGTATACGCAGTATTTTTGCATATATACCACTGCTGTAGGAGGCTCATTATTGGGGGCTACGATGGTGGCAAGTAGGGGAGTGGAAACCACATTTCGTATGTGGGGGAATGGAAAATTATGATTTCAATGACCCCATCcgttttattttgggttttttttggcgGGGGGTGGTGGTGGTAGGGGGACTTTTGAGAGTTgctagagttgcccttgtccgtccatccgaatttgtgtcgtgcgtatctcaaaaagtatttggcccAGAGTCATCGCAGGGTTGTAATTCTGCACGggtagttgtgcacctgatgttttaatTTAGATCTCAAACAGTTATACCAGAGTTCTGGCTTTTGCCTTACtcaaaaacatgcataaaaaAGGGCATAGAATTGCGTCACATATATTCAAAGGTATTTAACCAAGGATcatgaaaaaatatagaaatattatttagcaagtgaagttgtgcacctggggttttgttacatatattgttcagccagaccagagttatagtcATTGACATTgtcagaaatatgtataaaagggcataaaagtttttTTGCACAGATTTCAGCAGGTATTTGACCTACGGTCATAAAACATCGTAGGAATATCATTCAGCAGGTGAAGTTGTGTTCCTGGGATTTTGTTACTTGTTTCTGGCAGTCAGACCATAAcaatggcccttgattgtcaaatacatgcataaaGGCACACATTGTCAAGTAAACCATTAGGGGATTGTTACATAGCATGTGAAGGTACGCACCTTGTGTTCTGTTTGGAATTTTTACACAGCCAAACCAGACTTATGGTCCtttacttagtgaaaaatacacttAATGCGCTTTATAGTTTGTGTTGCATACACCTTACAGTCATGAGACCATATAGGAATATTGTACAGCGTTTGAACTTGTGCAcccaatttattttgaatttcactttgcaagaccagagttatgattcttgacatagtaaaaaataaaaaggttttggCCCATGTATATCAACATGCACTTGCCTTAGAgtaataaaacattagaggattaataaatgtgcacctggtgttctccTTTCGCTCAGCTCGGCCAGAATTAAGGTCCTTGACTTagcgaaaaatacacataaagtgcttattAATAAAAGTCTGTGTTGCATATAATTATCGTAAACATATTTCACACATCTAGTTCAAACACTAAAACCTGCATTCTGGTGAGTTTAGAGAGAAATTTTCTCCTGTTTTCCCCCGCCAAGTTGTCTTGTATCATACAAGACGTTGTACCTAGAGTCAGTATAgttgttatataattatgtagatattgaattaaaTAATTCTTTCTCTTTAGAGAATGCTTGTTAAAATTAAGGAGCAGACTGTCATTGCTCACTAAAAAGAAACTGTTATAGTCAAAATTGTTAAGTGCACACAATGCAAACAATTCCAGAAGATTGAAACTGCAGCTTTAATGCCAAGGAGTCAAAATAAAGGTGACCtggctgaaatataaaaaactAAAAGTACCCGTCGACCTGTACGCAGGGTATTGGATATATAGTAGAGAATGCTTATAGTTCGCAAGTATGTACTGTGCGGTTCACATCTCAAAAGTATGTACACTGTGGTTCACATCTCacaagtgtttgttttgtttcgttttgggtttaacgccgtttttcaacagtatttcagtcatgtaatggcgggcagttaacctaaccagtgttcctggattctgtaccagtacatacctgttctccgcaagtaactgccaacttccccacatgaatcagaggtggaggactaatgatttcagacacaatgtcgtttatcaaatagtcacggagaacatgcgccccgcccgaggatcgaactcgcgaccccgcgatccgtagaccaacactcttacctactgagctaagcgggcgggtctgtACTGTATGATACACAGCTACAGCTGTTAGGTATGTTCAAGAATACAAGGTGCACTTGCCTAAAACAGCATGAATGCAAGCCTACTTCAACAgctttttatttcgatgtaaatgagatgtggaaccaaaatttgtagtcctgtttggcgccgtataacctatactgtgttggtgcgccgtaaaacccaaataaataaataaatacttcaaCAGCAAATTAATATACATAAAAATGCGAAAATGCCACAATAATCATCCATTGAGAATGTTTAAGAAGACATTACTCAGGACTGAAGTATTTCCTTTGAACTGCTAAATGTAGAGGTTAATGGTTGCTAAGCAACTTCTCACAATAAAAAAGAACACAGCCAACAAGTGCGATGACCAAAACAAAGTCAGATTaaatacatcaaatgaaaaaaagtggaaaacctcaGGCCGCTCAAAACATGCGAATTACACAACAGTGTTGGAATGAATAAACAGACTAAGTATCAGCATGGACTGAATctagtaactaggaaatgctgaTTTAGGAAGGGCAGAGCATAAACTATAATGACTAATAACAAGTCGCAAAAAATGCATGAAGCAACGAGAACTCAGTCATGTAAACATAGAGAAACTGAAACTTTGCAAATAGGCGGATAGATAAAAATTAATGGcactgtgtgtgtgtgtagcGCTGGATGGTGTAACTTGTGGACACCACAACACAACGCATTTGTGATCGGGTATTACAAAACAATTTGTACTTGATATGCAAACTTATATAATTTGATAAGTAAATACCATAGTATGATATGACGTCGCTGTCAAGTTTACGAAAAAAGCACAGTATCACCCGGCTTGTCAACAATAATGTACATGTGACTTAAACACTGCACAGTTTTGAATTGCAAGCTCATGTATTGCTTTTATTTGGTAAATGAACTTTCATATATTAGAGATACCATAAATACACGAATAATGTCTTTTGTCAGTTAGCATTGCTTCAAATGTACAAGAAACTCAAACTAGAGAAGAAAACGATAATCATCAGCATTTCAGATCTGCATTGACAACAAACTGGTCTTCCTGCAAGCTCGTCGCCGCGCTAAGTGTCATTGCTTTTACATGTTTGAGATATTTATAACGATGAATTTGTCTCAGACAGAGATATCTTCTGGTGTCTTTGGAATTAACAGTGCATGTCCCGTTAAAGACTTTGCACTTATATCTTTCGCTACTTCCACATTTCGCAGACATGTTTGCATGTTACACTGCGTTATGGTCTTCCGTTAACACATCATAATGGaaagttttttacatttttattttaattgtttgtttcaatacatactattttttgtttCGCCACATGACGATTTAACTcttttttatatctaaatattaaGTAAGAAATTTCCAAACGCGTTTTATTGAACAAGTACTAGTTCAAcagtgtcacaaactgacatacgggcctcaacgtacatgtagtttaaatgcaggtattgcatcatccttttgtaattttttgcgttattgaggtaaatgtcagattttacgcataaaatacctctcatgtttttctgtatttcataacttaaatttccatgtacatttttttcaaattcggttcagtaataagaaagtttatattttctaaactttagtaatttgtgtttttatccccaaaaccgctataacgggccttaaattgtccaattcAAATCCGCGCTAAAGTAGTCgaatttcccggctatatcgtgattcccgtgaaaatgtAAATAGTCTGAGTTCACGCATATGCCGCGAGTTCCGTGAAAtcaatatttggcgggacataaccctacaaatagactggactagatatgcctagtgcacaccattTTCGGCATAAGACgaaattatgtcactttgatttttcttggtagaaatttttGCTCAGTCGAGGTAAGAAAttcatttgttagatttttgtatagtttttgaattacgatttttatttagtaaatttctgttcattctacagaattttgtaaaaactTCTACTTTTCGGCATgagattttggctagtttcggtatgtcaggatagtttattaaatttttcagacttttctaAATTATTCATTTCGAAGGAGGAATCTGAAATGTTTCGTTAATATTATTTgtacaatttatattgaaattttgtaacatgataatttgtAAGTTATCTTAGTCATAAGTCGTATATGTCAATCTTTTCATTGTAatttatggaacgccggtactgcattgcattgtaatgtataaatgtatatgttgGCAAGTATCGTACCGTGCATTTGATATGtcattgtaatttgaaattacttgtgtgccagtctataacGTATCTATACGAtatccgttttgttgtatggcagttgatattacattcataccagctattgtataacgtttgatttacattgcattgtgttaatttgtgatagtaaataatagctgcagtttatcatttccttatctataatttttcatcataatcttttcatatctttccatactttaactttagacatgtaagtaattaatttgagaaataatgaaagtaataagtgacgtattgtaaACACGTGACGTTAGTAGcactcatattttgtataagtagcacgtattatttatgggagcttacggaggtatggtgtacccaaaggagcagttgtatgcccttatttgttttgctatggtgcataccatatgttatatattttagcttcttccacctgacgacttttacctggtgttGATGTCACCACCCGGAAATACAATACCCGAGGTcaacttgtcttcactcgcctggatgtgattttcccagcgcagagctttcgtcccatggttgtgccctCACCGCAAAGACGATGCTTTTTGTAGACCACTGAGACAGCTTTGGGATACAAACACCTACCAACATAGGGAGCCAAAaaggagtcaacgttttcacggtttagagggactttacttgaagatacgtttttttgtgtgtggtaCTTTCAGTTCGAAGTAATGGGAAACACCTGTGACACGTCAAGATAAAAATGgacttttaaatttttggacTGTCCATCTGCTAGAAatagatactgagctcagattattttttttctgttcgttCTATCTTATACTaagattttttcttctttcattcattcattgtaaataatcattttctgtaaataaacttgtaaatattgtaatgggtgttaaGTTGTTCTGGTAGTTATTGTCCGCGGTTCtcggtagcctaatggtagagtgtccgcttcgagagcgggaagtcatgggttcgatccctggtcgcgtcataccaaagacgtaaaaaatggtactagcagcttcctcgcatggcgctcagcattaagaggatagtgctaggactggtcagccctgtgtcagtataatgtgactggatggggtatcatgtcacgtgtctacggcgtgatattccagtgaagcagcaccaTAAatttggacattgtgctcactgctacaagtagtcaccgtcgtttatatgactgaaaaattgttggaaaagacgttaaacccgaacacacacacacacacacttccaTCCTGTCACATACAGTactccaaaaataaaaaatgcggCAATGCTATTCAATAAAACTACCCACAATATTAAGACAAAATAATGTGCACTTTTCGATTGTTTCCTTTTAATTTTTATAGGAGTCTATAATTCAAATGATATTGTTTTTCTCGAAATGGAGAAAAGAAAATGTCAGTAACCACGTCACAGTTGATCGTTTTTGTTAAGAGCATTCACTTATATCGAAGTAACGGAATTTCGGTACATACGATTCTGCGACTTTAAGAGTTTCAGGATATGTCGCATAGCCAAACAGTTCTGCATCTGCACTCAACTCTTTTTGTAGTTCCGTACGCAATTCATGTGGTAGAGTAGAGTACGCCTCGAGAAATGCTTCTTTTCTGTTTAACTTTCTCTTTTCTCTTGTCCCGGACTGAGCATGTGCATTGAGTAAGGCTTCTTTGTATTCATCAATATGAACTGTCTCTACTGACTTATTTGAAAAAGGAAACGGAACATCTTTACTTATTATTCCTCGTATTTGCAACTTTTTGTAAATCCTTAGGAGTGTCTTATATTTCGTTATGCATTTGTCGGCACTTTCATAAACATAAAAGCCCCAATCGATTTCATCCATTATGGCATCACGTTCAGTTTCTTTCTCAAAATTCTTTATTTGAACAGTGTTATTAAGTCCCATTTCTTTCAGTATAAACAAAGTGTCCTCTTTGAAATTTTCCAGTTTTGCTATGTAGTCATAGTCAATTTCACATGGTCTACAATGTTCGTAATTGTGAGAAAAGTGGACGTCCCTTTTAGTATTGGTTTTGTAAGAGTATAGGTAGTACCGGACAAATTCTTCGAACGTGACGTCATCACCACAACTCGACGCAGACGACCCGCCATTTTGTCTAAAACTCTTTACTATAAATCTTCCTAATTCAAACCAATATGGCGCGCAGGGTAAAAATAATTTGTCAACGTATCCTGATAGAAGACGTTCGTAAGGTTCTCGTACAAAGATGAATTTTATAGAATATGATAGGATGTTACTTAATTCGTAAAAGGGCATCTTTTCTGCCGTTTTGTAACCTTCATATGCAGCCACCCCACGTGTTTGTAAAGGGTCCGTAACgtttttaaaaccatttaatatCTGGAACACTCTTTTCCAAAATGTACATCCGTTCTTTTCAATTgtacaatacactaatttatatttatcgTCAATTATCAGGTGTTGTTTTACAGCTACTTCTGATGCCACAGTATCAAGAGATATAATGCTgcatttatcttttaaatgttGCTTTCTCTGTATAAATCTATCAACAACTGATGAATGTTTGTCGGAgcctgtattctgaaataaatacataaacataaataGGGTGTTAACAAATTAAGGTCTGTTGGAAGACCCGTCGGGCAGTTTTATGTAATGACATTGCCACAGAACGCTTCCAAGAAAAATGACACCAGACACGTCTTGAATTactgaaatttaattttgtattttaaaagaggTAATTAAATATGCAGCACCTCTCTTGCATTCAGCACAACCTACAACGGACCTCTGAAATGCAGATATATTGGATGGATACCGTAATTCAAAAGGAAAAGCCGAATTGTataaagaaaatgctgaaaaattgaaaagcattaattgaaatatatttttgggtAGAATCAATAAGCAACAAAGTGAAGTTACAGGAACAACGAGATTGAGAGAAGAATGGTTCATTCTGATCAACACAGAATCGATTATCCTATATCTTTCTTTTTGAACAGATGATCGGTGATTACTAcaatatgacaaataaatgttttcgaaattctgagaaataaaattataaactttGGAAAATAACTAACTactttatgatttttaatatCTTTTCGTGCATAATACGAACAGTACTAGAAAATAATAAttctattttattgaaattattttgttatgtacatgtcattccgCATTATGCTtcactttcttttttatttatttcttttttttcttttttgaatatttatgaCTTATTGTTAACTGTAAAGCTTGGTCTAGGTTTTAGACATCATGTTTGTCAACACgttatttatattctatggtTTTCCTGAAGGGTTCATCATATATTCTTATAAACAGGGTGTTAACATTCTTTAAATCTGGGTTTTCCACAACCTTGTTTTTAGTCTTGGTGATACATAAAAGATCTGGAATCTTCCATCATGCTTTAAATAGAATCCGATGACAAAATAGAATCTAGACAAAAATTTTTACGTTggaaatttaacatttattgGTTACATGAAGATTGCGTATTTTTTTGATATTCTTTTTAAGAGTAGATATTTATATTTTCGGATAAACTGATCTAGTTTTGATTctgtgtaaatttgaaatatttgaatattaaaataaaacccTGTGTGCCGAGCTGGATATGCAAaactacgcagaataggtcaaatcaaacggtatcttaccagtgatgccacaaagaccttTATCAACAGCCTgattacttcacggttagactactgtaatgccttgttaagtagtattccaaacagcacaACTAACAAGTTGCAaaatgtccagaacactgcagctcgcgtcatcactaagacgccccgttgcaatcatataacaccggttctgaaggagctccatcggttgccagtaaaatacagggtgcagtacaaggttcttaTGGATATGACAGAAGattataaaccggtcagaaacctaagatcagaagacacgctgtcactggttatgcca is a window from the Mercenaria mercenaria strain notata chromosome 7, MADL_Memer_1, whole genome shotgun sequence genome containing:
- the LOC123555752 gene encoding carbohydrate sulfotransferase 13-like, whose translation is MNLLIITMRRFLRCTKRSSLQKLLILTGVALILLTFINVRTTEELLRQSCNPYYGDRSQDKKLTRKQNTGSDKHSSVVDRFIQRKQHLKDKCSIISLDTVASEVAVKQHLIIDDKYKLVYCTIEKNGCTFWKRVFQILNGFKNVTDPLQTRGVAAYEGYKTAEKMPFYELSNILSYSIKFIFVREPYERLLSGYVDKLFLPCAPYWFELGRFIVKSFRQNGGSSASSCGDDVTFEEFVRYYLYSYKTNTKRDVHFSHNYEHCRPCEIDYDYIAKLENFKEDTLFILKEMGLNNTVQIKNFEKETERDAIMDEIDWGFYVYESADKCITKYKTLLRIYKKLQIRGIISKDVPFPFSNKSVETVHIDEYKEALLNAHAQSGTREKRKLNRKEAFLEAYSTLPHELRTELQKELSADAELFGYATYPETLKVAESYVPKFRYFDISECS